The Haematobia irritans isolate KBUSLIRL chromosome 1, ASM5000362v1, whole genome shotgun sequence DNA segment ccatatatatgtttttctgatttcgacaaaaatggtcaaaataccaacattttccttgtaaaatcgccaatgcttagtcgaaaagttgtaaaaatggctctaattttcctaaacttctaatgcatatatatcgagcgataaatcataaataaacttttgcgaagttttcttaaaattgctccagatttaaatgtttcccatatttttttactaacattgtgttccaccctagtgcattagccgacttaaattttgagtttatagattttgtagaagtctatcaaattctgtccagatcgagtgatatttaaatgtatgtatttgggacaaacctttatatatagccccaacacatttgacggatgtgatatggtatcgaaaatttagatctacaaagtggtacagggtataatatagtcggccccgcccgactttagactttccttacttgttttatcttTGATTTTTATCCAATCCATTAAGAGGAGTTgggtttaaagaaaattattgtatatattccATAGAAGTGGGTATGATTCGGCTGGACCAAACTTTTGGCCCTACATACTTTTTATTCTTCGCAATTGTCCAACAGCGTCGGATAATCCATGCAAAATTTTTAGTCTATTGCCTATTGCCCTATTATTCATAGTTCTTTCACCATGTAATTACTATTTCCTTCACTATAAAAACACCAGAATATTTCAGTATTAACAATGTTAAGTATTCATAAAGATTTAATACATATTTCACACATTCATATCATTTGTACAAACTTCATTTTACCCCTATGTCTAATGTCTATGGAAACTATCCTTAACCACTTGCAAATTACGCTCCATGAAGCATGTGGCACCACGATAGGCCCAAGTACAAGCGTCACTCTTTTGTGTATTGTGATCGGCACAAAAATCGATGGAACGATGAAGTTCATCGTTGTGATCGACAGGTCCATGGGCACCAACCAATTGATGATGAATCATATAGGGATTGAAACCTTTAGTCTCATCAAAGAAACCGAAATGTTCGAAAATACATTTCAAATAGCAACGAGTGGTTTCATCATTGGGAAACTCCC contains these protein-coding regions:
- the Obp99b gene encoding odorant-binding protein 99b, whose translation is MKVFVVILCLASTVFAHHEEGHTGHEHHDGDHSGHDHHVSHDGHEYTLKTKEDLVKFREDCVNKLKVPADHLEKYKTWEFPNDETTRCYLKCIFEHFGFFDETKGFNPYMIHHQLVGAHGPVDHNDELHRSIDFCADHNTQKSDACTWAYRGATCFMERNLQVVKDSFHRH